In Acidobacteriota bacterium, a single genomic region encodes these proteins:
- a CDS encoding transposase, whose translation MATRRRRRFTADFKKRVALEALRGDRTVQEIATRHEVHPNQVSTWKRQAIDGLEEVFGGSRASRQSEHEATIRDLHAKIGELTVERDFFLRGFQR comes from the coding sequence ATGGCGACGAGACGACGGCGTCGGTTCACGGCGGACTTCAAGAAGCGGGTGGCGCTCGAGGCGTTGCGGGGGGACCGAACGGTGCAGGAGATCGCCACCCGACACGAGGTCCATCCGAATCAGGTGAGTACCTGGAAGCGGCAGGCCATCGACGGGTTGGAGGAGGTCTTCGGCGGCAGCAGAGCGTCTCGCCAATCGGAACACGAGGCGACGATCCGGGACCTGCACGCAAAGATCGGCGAGCTGACGGTGGAGCGGGATTTTTTTCTGCGCGGATTCCAACGCTGA
- a CDS encoding DUF4440 domain-containing protein: MSARDMGLGVGLRSMRIGTTVETVWSNLARFLLLVLAAAAACTSGAPDLEEELRAIEALNQHDVDAVLSSDFDALISQWTEDFVVISPGAVVRGRSANAALLEGARAMSDLLEPVEHVLDFEETIVSGDYAFQWGTLLSSSRSRASGELFSGGGKLMRILQRQADGSWKMHRTMTMGDPGGE; this comes from the coding sequence GTGTCGGCACGAGACATGGGGCTTGGAGTGGGGTTGAGGAGTATGAGGATCGGTACGACCGTCGAAACCGTGTGGAGCAATCTGGCCCGTTTCCTGCTCCTCGTCCTGGCCGCGGCCGCCGCCTGCACGTCCGGGGCACCCGATCTGGAGGAGGAGCTCCGCGCCATCGAGGCGCTCAACCAGCACGACGTCGACGCGGTGCTGTCGAGCGACTTCGACGCACTGATCTCGCAGTGGACCGAGGACTTCGTGGTGATCTCCCCAGGCGCAGTGGTGCGCGGACGCAGCGCCAACGCTGCGCTTCTGGAAGGCGCCAGAGCAATGTCCGACCTGCTCGAACCGGTGGAGCACGTGCTCGACTTCGAAGAGACCATCGTCTCCGGCGACTACGCCTTCCAGTGGGGCACCCTTCTATCGAGCTCCCGGTCGCGCGCCTCCGGGGAATTGTTCTCCGGCGGCGGCAAGCTCATGCGGATCCTCCAACGCCAGGCCGACGGCTCGTGGAAGATGCATCGGACGATGACGATGGGCGACCCCGGCGGCGAGTAG